Genomic window (Drosophila sulfurigaster albostrigata strain 15112-1811.04 chromosome 2R, ASM2355843v2, whole genome shotgun sequence):
CAATTAGAATGCTATCTACTCGACTACTCTActaccatatacatacatacttatagtAGACAACAAGATACAGGCAGTTGCTAAAAAAGCAGAACTAATTGAAGCAAAAGCTTGCAGCTATCAGCAATATTGCTAAGTGCTTTCAAAGTATACAATTCACCAAACAGGAGCCTCAAAAGCATCAATACGCATTATGCTTATGAGAATGTCAACTAAAGTTCGAGTACACAGAGCTTTTAGAGGCTTTAGAAAGCACATTCTGAAAGCAGATTTGACCCAAATGAATCGTCGATAGTCCAAACAATTAAACGCTTAATTAAATGCGAAATAAATGTTGACCTGATTTATTGTAGCCTTAATCACCTAAAAACACTTCAGAGTGTTAAATTTTACCTGaagctttaatgtgctttccATGAAAATACGCAAGTTAACTTAACttaaaagtattcaaaaaaaaaaaacaaaccgcAACAGTTTCAGACAGAGTTCTGAATAAAAGCTATCATTGACATTCGaattatatgatttttattttatttttatttaatcatatttttgaATGGGTTTCAGAGTacatcattttattgtttttatttatgttcacACAGCTTTCATTatcatcaaattaaataaataaaagatgctttaattttttgtgaGTTTTACTTAAACTTTTCAGTATTGAAATgagtaaaaaaaagtgtataaGATTATTGTGAGCTTTCGTGTGCTTTTACTgctgtaaataatttataaagaagaaaacttAACTATAAAATAGTTAAAGTTAGTTAAAGTTCTAGATGAATTAATGAAAGTTGCAATgtcttttataatataatacatatgtgATTTTCATTGatgttttttactttattaaacCACAGCTTTCAGTTTAATTCAAGCCTGTTAACAATGAAGAAGCTTTCACTGTTTCAATTTTAGTCCCTTTATTTCAATCCTCCCTCTTTCCATGTCGTCTCCTTGCTTGATTAATACAACGTTTCGCTTTGAAGCTAATGAGTCGCATATGAGAATTGGCTGACAATGAAAATTGATGCCAAGGAAATTGGCTTCGACTCTCACAAggagctctctctctcctctccacAAGTGACACTCAAGTGTTGGGCTAGGAAGCAAATACCGTTATGATAGCTAAAGCGTGGAGAGGGGGGGGAAGGTGTGAAGATGTGCGGCAATGCTATCtaacaaattgaaatcttGCAGAAATCTCGCACTCGAGTATTCAGTGTTTGTCTTAAGTTGTCGACCAGAAACTGAGCCAAAattggcaacagcaattgcttaactgtaagtgtgtgtgtttgagtgtgtatgtgtgttttgttgaaGTGGGTAATTTATGTTGAGCTCCCAAGCATCAGCTATCGTGCTGTGTAAATTGCTGCACTCCAGTAAGCATTTGCATAGATTTGACTGttgccaaagcaaaaacagCATTTGATCTCCAGCCGAGGCAAAAcgcattttgtttaatttgatgTGTGACTGTCTGGctctaagtgtgtgtgtgtgagtgtgtggttTGGGATAATTGAATGAGGCTAGGCTCTAGTCATTTACATTCAATTACCAGTTGTGTGCAAAACGCATCTGCATGGCCATCTATCCATCTATTATCTGAGCATTCATGAGATACAGATATACTTGATGTTATGACTTGCCCTCTTGCATAAATATTCATCACAATCGGGTAATTTATACCTGATGAGTGTCTGCTAAACATGTAATGCAAGCAGATATCTTTCATTACACTAACTTCTgcacatgcatacataaaaTATCGATCAACTAATCGTGTTGAAACTCAAACTAAGCAGTCGGTTAAGTCAAGTTGATTAAAGAAAATAGTTAGAAACACAATGATAAGAGGATTTGagtaccaaaaataattactaatTCAAAGGGGAAGTTaagaaagtcgagtgtgctcgacataaatttattagaaatttattCGAAAAGAAGTAGATGAAAGTCAGTTAAaagaaatgttgttttaaGACTCATATTCACATTTACTAtgatttcataaaattatggTTTTATAACTATTTATGAACTTAAGAAAAATTCTCTACATTTCTCTAGCTTGATTTATTTTTCCACCATTACATTTGAAGATCATATTTCTAAAATCTGTAGACAGTAttaaactgaaactgagaAAGCCTCAGTTAGAACAATTCCTATAAAAACAACTCCTATTCATTTTTACtgcattgtattaaatttttttataaacaaataaatattgtaaactagttttatttttacttgatttttgcgtgatttttaatatcttaaaaacaattatcacataaaattgaattaatggTTTCTAACTCCTTAAATTGATAATGTTTCTCTATTATTGAATGTACGAATTATTTGTAGttttaacaaaatgtaatGACATCTCAAtggaatataataaaataaatttcgtaTTTGTTGCACGAAATAATTTATCAACCTAACAGAGAACTTATAGAAAATCTttatctatttctattttattattgtgctAAAGTTGAgcgcatttgcataaaacaaaCGATAGCTGCACTTGAATAGTTTCGAGTGAAAAAGTATCTCAATTTGAAAAAAAGCGTAAATCATGGAGAAGCAACAAAGTTAACTTTTTTGGGGCTCTTGTGTTATTAttggctttggctggcaaAGATTTTAGCAGCTACTTAATCGATGTAAGCTTGATTTCAATGCTGAGACAACAACatgaagagggagagagaggggagggagCCAAGAAGAGAGCTAGAAGGAAGCAGAAGGACAACAATTCTGAGATTGTAAGCAAACAATGTAACCAAATTGtatcaacaaataaacataaacaaacgAAGGACCGCAACGAAGCAAATCGAAGGGCAAGGACTGGAACTTGGCAGGACGAAGAATGAGAAACACGGGGGAGGGGGGAGGGTTGATAGATGGGGCTTGCCGCGGGTCAAGTGGCAACAAAAGAAAtcgtacacacacaaacacacagagagagaacaagTGGGCAACAGGAACAAGCAAAAGGAACAGGACCTGGAATACAACAGGACTTGAGTTTGGATGCGTGTAAATGCCAAGCAAGAAAGTGTTGGGTGATTTAGTCCTTTGTGactgagtgtgtctgtgtatgtgtgtgtgtgtgttgattgaATCGAGGCAAATAAGCAAACATGAAATCAGCAACAAGGAGAGCCACAAGAACAGTTTTTGGAGAGACGAGAGCTTCTCTCGGCTAAGCGAAAATTGATAAGTGCATAAAAAGGAGATGGGCAAATAAATCGGGATGTCGATTCTCCTTCTCAAGTATTTGACTAATATAAACAAAGCCCGAACAGAATCTCTCAGCATGCAATATAGGACAATTAAGCATCTTAAGCAACTGTGTGTTGAGTTTGTGTCGTCAAGTGCGAGTTGCAAGTGTTTGTTGCCAACCTGCGACCAAACTGACAAAGTGTTATCGCTTCACCTTTCGATTTCCATTCTTCACCAAGTCAAGTGCTCACCACATTCAGCTCTGCTCCTGACAAGacagtttgttttgttatcgTTATCAGACAGCTGGAGCTTAACTTCTGTGTGCAAACAGAAGTGCATGGAATATaactgaaatataaatttatcttttatttattcatcTTATATCACCGTTAATAGACAAAGTATACGTTATTTATGCTTCGCTATAAACTACATATTTAAACTGATAAACTCAACAGAGTTTCATGGAttaattatcaaattaaatgcatattgaTTATCTTTTATTTACCGAATTTATTCCATAGTAAACTCGCagagtaaataatatttaagctaTGCAAAAAGCAACTTATTTAAGCaggtaaaataaaaagtaaagtatGAAAGTTATTCCACACTTCCCTGACAAATTAAACACTATTAATGATATACTattaattaatcatttaaCCCATTTTGCATCTTTTACGTATCGAAATAATTTTTGGGTTTAGTAACAGATTAACCATAATTTATACTTACTAATTTAAGTCTTGCTGTCAGCTAAAACCAAAAGAGTTTATCATATGcattatactttaaattttaatcaattccATACGAGTATGTTGACCCTTTTatctattcaaaattattccaCAATAAACACTCatattgaattttgttgtAATATGCTATTAACTACTTATTTTTGATAAGCAAATACAACTAAGTTTCATTGATTAACCATTGGTTACATTAAtcctatatatataatatgctGCCAACTTTGAATTGGAATCTATTCCATAAACTGGCATTTTATCTATTCAAATTCTATCATAGTTAACTGGTAAATTAAGAGTTATTTATAGTGTACTataaaaaacttatttatgcAAGGCAGATAAAAAGAGTGTCATTAATCGTTTAATACGtctacttttattatttatctattctataaatttatcttttatcTCTCAAAATTATTCCATACTTCCCTGaaagattaaatattatttgtgctATGCTATAAACTACTTATTTAATTCCTGCTGTCAGCATTAAGCAGATAAAACCCAAAAAGAGTTCCATTGATTAATCATGCGATTCATTGATTTAATCTTTTTTGCTATCATAATTTATCAGCAGAGTTGCGATACATGTAACGCcttgttatttattgataGCCGCATCGATTCGTTAAGCTATTCCCCAAATAACGAGTGGTAATAATTGTTGGTTAAAACGATAAACGATAAACGTTAAAGGGATTGGCGGAGGcgcattaattaataacatgccataaaaacataaaataatgaaaataaaaatcagttGCTTGAGTGATTTGAGTGTATCAATCAGTGCCAACACACCTGCTGTCTGTCTGAGTGATAAGATTTTTGCctagccaaaaacaaaaaaaaacaaatattattggCACTGCGTTGAACGGGGCGTATGATTGATTTACAACGCACTTGTAAATTAGAAATAACTATTGCGAGGGTGtacggttgttgttgtctgtttgctCGAGGCTCTTATGCGGCTCTTCAATTGTTGGTGACCTGTTTGGTTATCATATTTTATCTTTGGCACTCTATGTATTCAGTcgctttttttgcttttatcttATCACGCATGCTTTGCACTCGTCGTCGAACATGTCGGGGACAAATTAAAGCGCCCGATATTGCTAAAATGTTAGTTCAATgagacaacaataacaaaacgacagaaaaaaagaactttAACTAAAAACTACAGCAATCTTAAGCACATGataacaaatgttttttgtttttaaggttttcttcatttttggtttaatttagtttattttatgcgTCAGgcgttttgtttggtttgctttgtttattgtGACACAGTTTTCTCTCGTTTTTAAATACAcactaaaaactaaataaaagtcGGCAAGCAGACTACTATTAACAAGTTAATCATTTTCTCTTCTTTAATGCGCCTTGATCAACAGCAGAGCCAAAGCAAGGAAACCAGATATCAGAGGCAGCGACTGGGATGCCGAGTTTCTGGTGCAACTGTAAGAGAAGAGGAaaaatatagataaatatataagttaaGGTTAGCTGAGTCATTGGGCAATTAATTAACAGAAATGTGCCCAAGAAATTcccaaaattaaataaagttttctaATTGTAATGGCTGCGTTATCTTAAAAGCTGATAAAGAAGATCGATGTTGTAGTCGAGTTTTGAGTCATtaggaatttaattaaaaatagcagGTGGCTACTGCTTGTTGAAAAGAatagatttaaaaaaagttataacATAGATAAAGATATTCGCAATGATGTCAttgaaatattagaaaattgtGACGTGGGTAAAGCATTTCTTTGCTATCAACAATTTCGGggaatttaatacaaaaaattacgACTTTGAAGGTTGGAAATCAATAAAGTTTCATTTGTGTAAAAGTTTGAAagatttcttcattttttaaaatagtaaaagttTAATACTACACTGAATTTTtccaattaataaaaatgttagcTAATTGTAAAGTTTCGGATATTACAAAAATTCTGAATCATTGGGAATTAAATTTGACAATTACGATGTTATTTTGGAGGTTAGCAATCAATGAAGTTTCACTTATTTAGAAAAAAGTTTTACTTTTTGGTTAGCAagcaattttaaatcatttggAATTAATTTTCACGATGTTATTTTGAAGGTTTGAAATCAATGAAGTTTCACTTATTTAGAACATTCAAATATTAGAATAGAACTTCAATACAtagaattgtttttaaagaattgaaatgttataaaattgtgaaatttttgCTATCAGAAGAATATTGAATCATGGggaattgaattttgaaattaaaatatcaatgAAACATGGaagtattaaaatgtaaaatagtAAAAGTTTTGTTCTTTAACTCTTAAATAATTTCGCATCACTTCGAAGGTTGGAATCGTTGAGGTTTGACTTAATTAGAAACTCAAATGATcgctaaatatttttgaatagaAGTTTACTCACCCAGTTTGCAGAATGGTGGTGAAGTTGTTGGCCTGGAAGTTGGCATAGCTGGCactggcattgttgttggcatcctGCAGACCTGTGGTGTTGTAGGTGCTGGCACGGCCCAGAATGAAGCCATAGCTGGTTGAGTTGTCTGACGAGTTGGTGTAGCCACAGCCGATgacgtagttgttgttgttgtacagcTGCAGCAACTTGATGAAGACAGTGCTTGTCGAGTTGAATTTGACATCGTAGCCAGTCTTGGCGCCCTCGACCAGAGTGACATTCACATTGGGCTCGTTCACGTTCTGGTAGAGCGAAGAGTTGCTGCTCgagtgagttgagttgaagGTGAGAATTGTGCCATTACTCAGCAGATCAATGGAGAACTCCATGCAGGCATCGAGACTGTTGTCAGGATGACGAGCCAACTCCAACCAGTTGCCCACAAGCTAAAGgagtaaacacacacattttgcaaATCGTTTCCTTCGAGTCGTGAATGTCTCAACACTTACTGCGGTGTTATTCCAATCCAAGCTCTCGGTGACTGCGCTGCAATTCTGAGGAGCTGTGGTCGCTTGGCCAAAAGCCTGGCCGGAGATCAGGGCCAAAGTGGCAACGGTTAAAATCACAATATTGCACATGATCActatttgttattgatttcttttgatttgcTGTATCGTTAATCGCTTCACTTCGAGTTCGAGCCGCGAGttctctattttcttttttttttttgggtacgTGCCACGTATCGGTTCGTTTGCGAGGGTCTCGAAATACTGTCGCTACGCCCTTTGGCAGTGGTCTCTTTTATAGGCATGTGGCACGCAGATACAACGCCGCTCCACTCAATGTATCTTTCGAAGGTTCGTTatcaccaaacacacacacacgcacacagacatTTGCAATCTTTGTTGCAGCTTACTTTTGTCTCTCATGCTGACGTCTGTTATCTTATTTGTCATTTTACGACTACAcaaattatttctataatatattttcatatacatatatatatcgaaaTTCGTAATGCCCGGAGTCTATGACTAATCACTGTAGCTTAGCTTATcacagtgtgtgtgcgtgtgtgtgagtagttgatatgtatataaaattccCCCCCCAACTTTGTGCAGTTCTTTAAGCCACTAATTGCCAACGTGTGCCCCGAAGAGTCTTCGGCGTGGCTTCCAACTCTCGAAATAGACTTCTTGACTAAGTCAATTGTCACAATTTATATCGCATAATTACTGCTGTAGATAGTGAATCTTCTCGAATGGCgtcattatttattgtttttatgccACATTTAAGATTTCGTATCAGCAAAAAAGTTATTCCATTtccgcaaataaaaaagatacaaTTCGTTTTTATCATTTGGAAACATTTACGTTGATCATAAGCGTAAGTGTcataaaattacatttgattTCTTTACAACAGGTTGTGAAACTTAAAAAACACCGCTTTTTCCTTAAGAAGTCACgtatagcaaaaatatttttttatttttaatttaaatttttattacataaaaactgtaaaaaaaaaagaaacaataatgTGATTTCTTTCGTTATTATTTACAAGAGGAAACATTGTACAAATTTTTAGtgaattttcttaaaatataatcaatattaaatatggcatataatataacatataatataacatagaataacatataatattaacatttaaagtataattaataaaagtgtAAGCTAATGTAATAtagatttcattttataactgcaaaatactaaaattttaaagttaaattttctttttaactctaaatgaaattacaaattctttCCAATAAGttaaaagattttcaattGCGCAGATTTCGAGTTCATTCTCGTGGATAACTTCTCAATTGGAATTGTAAACACTCCCCGATAATGTCAACGGAATTCAGGTACAAATACTCCATCCACAGTATCTCTCTCAGTCTTATCAGCAACATTGACTGAGTCAGCACATTGAGTACAAGTGCGGGTAACAAACACATGCACAGACGACTGATAAATTGTGAATTGAGAGTCAGACGAcacttaaacaaaaaaaagaataaaaaacataataaaaaaaatattcccTAAAACGTTGGGAAATTGCCAATGTTATCGTAGAAtagatattaaattatatgtcTAGCAACACTGGCCATGAATCATAAAGTTATCTAGCCATACAAGTGCAATAGAATTCGTTTATAATTTCTTTCCTGAAGCAACATTTcagttaacaaattaatttaatattacgcatttttgtttataatggGAAATTCAATGTTATCTTAGAAAAGATATAAAGTACAGATATACTGTTTGTTTACCAACACTGGTATTTAATCATTAATTTATCTAGGCATCAATAccgaaatttgaatttaaataaatttcgtttCTAAGCAAtatatgaatacaaaaatcTCTAAACTtcttaatattaaaatcatttgcgaaatgaaaactatttctttctttctatcTGATcccaaccaaattttcaggaatcataactactatagtaattattgtatactCCAAAAttcgcttgttattcaattacgcttgttattcgatttttttatttgcgggggcggaagagggcgtggcaaaaatttgaaacaaacttgatctgcatgcaaacataacaaaagatgttgaaaaaaattatagttctatctcttataatctctgagatccagtgtttcatacggacagacggacatggctagatcgtctcgtcTCGGCGGGTATAATAGAATGTTTAGAAACACTGGCcatcaataaataaagtattgaATCATCAACAGCtaaaatagaatgcaaagATTCgggttttgatttatttctcaAAGCAACTTTTGTGGGAACAAATAATTTAGTGCTTAGCATTAGAATCGTTTATAAGTCGTTAATAATAGTTTCTAGtattattttcgttttgtatTGGAAattaacaattgcaaaaaagataaacatttattttgttttatggtgttaaacattattttactaaacaatttatttcataaatcgacatttgtattaataaattgccgattagaatttaattgtaaaaaagtgaaaaaaagaCATATTGTATGTTTACCAACACTGGCTAAAATTCATGAACTTAGCTcgtcaatatatttttagtatgttaattagattttatttcttgaagTAACTTTCGAGTTaacaaatcatttttgttCTTAGTtagtataaattttattttcaatttactaaTAGTTTACCAACACTGGAAATGGATCATGCCACTCACAACTGTACTTTTAAGTTACTTAGTCAGTTGGtaaataacaaatgcaaagACCGCGTAGAAAACAGTGAATGCCGTCGAGGGATCAGCTCCGTTTCCCAAACACCTGCAACAATAAGGAACTCTGCGTTAGTTATATTGAGTTTGAGGTTCTCAAACAGATTCATTTACGCACGTATCGTCCTGGGTGATTAGGGTCATGGTGCCATTGGCGAAATTGTCGTATTTGGCCGAACTCTCGCTCTCCAGAGAATCCAAATAGACAGTCGACAGAGTTCGATTGCGGGCAATGACCATGCCAAAGGCTGTCGAGTTATCGGTGGCATTCGTGTAGCCACAGATGAAGGCATAGTTGGCGTAGTCGGTGTCGAGGACCTTGAAGACCGTGTAGGGTGTATAGCTGGGTGCATTCCAATAGGTGAAATTGTAGCCATTCGCTTCTTCAGTGTCGTTGAGCACAGTCAGCGTGGCATTCATCGTCTGATTCACCCATGGATAAGTCACAGTATTCGAGTAGGTGGTATCGATCAGCACATTATTCTCGGCCTGATTCAACACTGTCACATTGATCTGGGTGCAGAAGTTGGTGCCCACCGGTTGACGCACAATCTCCCACCAAATGCCCGCAAACTAATTCCAGTACAAAATTGTAGTTTCATCTTTGAAATTTGAATCTCTTTTCACTTACCTGGTTCAAGTCGAGGGCAATGCTAGGGCTGACATCGCAGGGCACTGGAACATTTTGACCAATTGTCGAGGGCGTCGAACAAAGGCTCAACAACAGACCGAAGAAGAGTCCAAGTCCCCAATTGAAGCCTCTGGAAGCCATTGTGCAAATGCTTTGCATGTGGTTTGGATTCAACTGGTGAAGcttctgactgactgacttcTTACAACCCACTCATAATTGGTTGCTAATGAGTTGCTAATTAATCATATGATATCATTACTCTGATAAAGTCAGTGTTGGCAAACGCATGCAGCTCATGCATGCGTGCAGTGTTGGCAAATCACTTGACTCAACTGAACTTGACTCGGCAGATCATGTGATGACAGTTTGTTGAGCATTTAAGACCCTCAACTGCAATTACTATCGACCATAGTAGTTGTGTAACTAATGATATCGGTTTTTAACTTTGGTGATAAGTGAATAGATCACACCTCAAGTGGTCTGCAAACATTTGGACTCGAAGGTCCAAACGTTTCATAAATATTACTGATAACTTGGCCGATTCGAGTCTATTACTTCAATTAAGTTGCACTTTCTTTCGATTCAgcaattcataattaattagCATGGGATTCCCTTAAAGTTCCCCAAAACTATTGCCTTTTTGttcatgttgttttttttatagaacTTTGTCATTGAAGTATTTCAAGATGTTTTGGGTAATTCCCTGAAACTCAtgttctataaatatttgggTGACTAAGCtgaaaagtgaaacaaaaagtTTGCACAGTGTTAGACAACACATGAATCGTTAACGGTAAACATTACTTGCCTTGTTTAACACTGAAAAAGCAGCTGCCAACTGacacattaatttaaaacgaGCTACACAGTTCGAGTACGAGTATGCTGCAATTCTGCAAAATATCCTGTACTCAAGGTGGTAAATGAGTATACTGACTTTGTGATGGTGCatgcaaaactaaaaagaaGGCAGAACTAATAGTGAAGAGCTCGAATGCTTAATGAGAAATCCCATTGTCAATATGATTTATCTATACCAGCTTTAAGAATCCTGACTTTAGTCCCTTTAcagcatatataatattttgaatccAAAATCggatataattaaatatttacttactaAGTTATTTAgtcaatattttttgttattgtgttcTTTGAAGACCAGACCATTTtagaaactttaaaatttatttttttctctctactttcactttttttgtttagttttacTAATAAGTTCAGTTGAATTTTATTACGagtaattatgaaattttcagatcatatttatatgtttttgaattttccatttttaattaatgctcGGCTAAAAgtgaatttgcatttaatataaaatttttatttattaataaaatatatacatcatGTGTTTTTGTAGTTTACTTATTAATGCGTTTGGTTTTGTACTATATTATTAaccaataaaattaattgttatatatttcatttttttttactttaaattaacCGAACAAATGCGAATATAGTCCTTCACTTTCGATCACACTCCGTGATAGTACTTTTATGTATTATTCCAGCTGCTgtagagagagaagaaaaagagggggagagagatagagcgagTGGAAGACAGAAGTTTTTGTAACAAGTGACACACATTCAGTGCGATTCGGTCACAACTCGTAGGCGTGTAAACGGCTCCCGTGACACCAGGCAACTTTGTTGAGGAGAGGGAAGAGAGAAgaagtgccacgcccacatgaGAACAACGTGTAGTACTAACTTTGTCAGATGCAGTGCAAAGAATCTAGGTAACTGTTAGCAGGTAACGAGTAACGAataaatgggtaacgggtaacGAGGATGAGAGCTTGTCCctgttatttaattaaaacctATTGCAAGTTGCGCCCAAATAAGTTTAGAAAAGAGTTTTTGGCATgtcttaataatttaattgggCCATGtgtgaaattttaatgaatagaaatgctaacacacacacacacacacacactcacacacactctgggACCGAAAAGT
Coding sequences:
- the LOC133836958 gene encoding uncharacterized protein LOC133836958 → MQSICTMASRGFNWGLGLFFGLLLSLCSTPSTIGQNVPVPCDVSPSIALDLNQFAGIWWEIVRQPVGTNFCTQINVTVLNQAENNVLIDTTYSNTVTYPWVNQTMNATLTVLNDTEEANGYNFTYWNAPSYTPYTVFKVLDTDYANYAFICGYTNATDNSTAFGMVIARNRTLSTVYLDSLESESSAKYDNFANGTMTLITQDDTCLGNGADPSTAFTVFYAVFAFVIYQLTK
- the LOC133837895 gene encoding uncharacterized protein LOC133837895, which produces MCNIVILTVATLALISGQAFGQATTAPQNCSAVTESLDWNNTALVGNWLELARHPDNSLDACMEFSIDLLSNGTILTFNSTHSSSNSSLYQNVNEPNVNVTLVEGAKTGYDVKFNSTSTVFIKLLQLYNNNNYVIGCGYTNSSDNSTSYGFILGRASTYNTTGLQDANNNASASYANFQANNFTTILQTGCTRNSASQSLPLISGFLALALLLIKAH